In Pieris napi chromosome 2, ilPieNapi1.2, whole genome shotgun sequence, the following proteins share a genomic window:
- the LOC125062619 gene encoding ran-specific GTPase-activating protein-like isoform X2, giving the protein MSLPTEESVRRNSESEGDAESPEHDPHFEPVLSLPLVDIQTNEEDEEELAKIRARLYRYDTADHEWKERGTGDIKLLRHKLNNTVRVVMRRDKTLKVCANHFITPDIRMNVHCGSDKAFNWSVFADFADETMKQELLAIKFGTVQNAELWKAKFAEAQEIVRTKCFLYTQDLSSDDESSITRSEDTDTPEPKTTDKADEDSKKDTLESDGVVLKLKELKVDSEKSD; this is encoded by the exons ATGTCTTTACCG ACTGAGGAAAGTGTGAGGCGCAATAGTGAGAGCGAGGGTGATGCAGAGTCTCCAGAACACGACCCTCACTTTGAACCAGTTCTATCGTTGCCTCTAGTGGATATTCAGACTAACGAAGAAGATGAAGAAGAGCTAGCAAAAATCCGCGCCAGGCTCTACAGATATGACACCGCCGACCACGAATGGAAG GAACGCGGTACGGGTGACATAAAATTACTTCGCCACAAGTTAAACAATACTGTAAGAGTTGTAATGCGACGAGACAAGACACTAAAAGTTTGTGCAAATCATTTTATAACTCCTGATATAAGAATGAATGTGCACTGTGGTTCTGACAAGGCTTTTAATTGGTCAGTTTTTGCTGACTTTGCTGATGAAACTATGAAACAGGAATTGCTTGCTATAAAGTTTGGCACTGTGCAGA ATGCTGAACTATGGAAAGCAAAGTTTGCCGAAGCCCAAGAAATTGTAAGAACAAAATGTTTCCTGTATACCCAAGATCTATCATCAGATGATGAGAGTAGTATCACTAGAAGTGAAGACACCGATACTCCAGAACCGAAGACTACCGATAAAGCAGATGAGGATTCAAAGAAAGACACTCTAGAAAGTGATGGTgtggttttaaaattaaaagaactGAAAGTGGATAGTGAAAAATCTGACTGA
- the LOC125062619 gene encoding ran-specific GTPase-activating protein-like isoform X1: MFCLQTEESVRRNSESEGDAESPEHDPHFEPVLSLPLVDIQTNEEDEEELAKIRARLYRYDTADHEWKERGTGDIKLLRHKLNNTVRVVMRRDKTLKVCANHFITPDIRMNVHCGSDKAFNWSVFADFADETMKQELLAIKFGTVQNAELWKAKFAEAQEIVRTKCFLYTQDLSSDDESSITRSEDTDTPEPKTTDKADEDSKKDTLESDGVVLKLKELKVDSEKSD; encoded by the exons ATGTTTTGTTTGCAGACTGAGGAAAGTGTGAGGCGCAATAGTGAGAGCGAGGGTGATGCAGAGTCTCCAGAACACGACCCTCACTTTGAACCAGTTCTATCGTTGCCTCTAGTGGATATTCAGACTAACGAAGAAGATGAAGAAGAGCTAGCAAAAATCCGCGCCAGGCTCTACAGATATGACACCGCCGACCACGAATGGAAG GAACGCGGTACGGGTGACATAAAATTACTTCGCCACAAGTTAAACAATACTGTAAGAGTTGTAATGCGACGAGACAAGACACTAAAAGTTTGTGCAAATCATTTTATAACTCCTGATATAAGAATGAATGTGCACTGTGGTTCTGACAAGGCTTTTAATTGGTCAGTTTTTGCTGACTTTGCTGATGAAACTATGAAACAGGAATTGCTTGCTATAAAGTTTGGCACTGTGCAGA ATGCTGAACTATGGAAAGCAAAGTTTGCCGAAGCCCAAGAAATTGTAAGAACAAAATGTTTCCTGTATACCCAAGATCTATCATCAGATGATGAGAGTAGTATCACTAGAAGTGAAGACACCGATACTCCAGAACCGAAGACTACCGATAAAGCAGATGAGGATTCAAAGAAAGACACTCTAGAAAGTGATGGTgtggttttaaaattaaaagaactGAAAGTGGATAGTGAAAAATCTGACTGA
- the LOC125062612 gene encoding protein windbeutel, translated as MSFNRNILLVLSIFITIPAVYKVSASSGSIELDEISFDKIINTFSASLVKFDVAFPYGDKHDAFVAIAKEAKDVKELVIAEVGVKDYGEKENSQLANKYGATKETFPVVKLFLKGQNEPITFDDSQGFTTDQLRRFVRQNTGIYLSLPGCVRELDMLAIEFMKAKKDKRNDVLKKIEDALKVLDSESKNTGKIYKTIMDKVLSKGDDFVKTENDRVKKVMSGKLSDEKKLDMAQRLNILQSFQLHEIQYKDEL; from the exons ATGAGTTTCAacagaaatattttgttagtgctatcaatatttattacaattccaGCTGTTTACAAAGTGTCTGCATCTAGCGGTTCCATCGAATTGGACGAAATttcatttgataaaataataaatacattctcCGCATCCCTTGTAAAATTTGATGTGGCATTTCCTTATGGCGATAAACACGATGCTTTTGTTGCGATAGCTAAAGAAGCGAAGGACGTTAAGGAACTCGTCATTGCTGAAGTCGGTGTTAAAGATTATGGCgaaaaagaaaattcacaACTTGCGAATAAGTACGGGGCAACAAAGGAAACTTTTCCAGTTGTCAAACTGTTTCTTAAAGGTCAAAATGAACCTATTACTTTTGATGATTCTCAAGGATTCACCACTGATCAATTAAGGCGATTTGTTCGACAAAACACCGGCATCTACCTAAGCCTCCCTGGATGTGTGCGCGAACTTGACATGCTTGCTATTGAATTCATGAAGGCAAAAAAGGACAAGAGAAATgatgttttaaagaaaattgaagATGCTCTCAAAGTGCTGGACTCtgag AGTAAAAATACtggaaaaatatacaaaactatAATGGACAAGGTTCTTAGCAAAGGTGatgattttgttaaaactgaaaatgatCGGGTAAAGAAAGTTATGAGTGGCAAGTTATCTGATGAGAAGAAACTGGATATGGCACAAAGACTGAACATTCTACAATCATTCCAACTTCATGAAATTCAATATAAGGATGAACTGTAG
- the LOC125062603 gene encoding seminal metalloprotease 1-like produces MDVVQSASCVKFNSAMTKPVNITWLHITNPQKKRECVHKTLELDRQEISVVLGYDCLKESDILHALLHAIGLKDEVTHPYRDRYMRVLWNNIRPEYRQLYQIQESHSSKGLTEYDPTSVMHFHDRAFSSNGQATIVPLISGLMIAPSDHLSQLDTMKLRLMFEHECNKRKVSEVIDSCKNVFHDKLKGSVNPMAKIFENGDDSFIKEGTNEKSEDNIYEMNVNSTENDGQNYETEISDDYSKKSDSDSASTIHDGEEDTKEEIIVED; encoded by the exons ATGGATGTAGTGCAAAGTGCATCTTGCGTCAAGTTTAACTCCGCCATGACGAAGCCCGTTAATATCACATGGTTACACATCACTAACCCACAGAAAAAACGAGAATGCGTCCATAAAACTTTGGAATTGGATCGTCAGGAAATA TCTGTAGTCCTGGGATACGATTGTCTAAAGGAAAGTGATATACTTCATGCCTTACTCCACGCTATTGGTTTGAAAGACGAAGTGACGCACCCATATCGTGATCGCTACATGCGAGTGCTTTGGAACAATATTAGACCAG AATATCGCCAGCTTTATCAAATACAAGAATCGCATTCTTCAAAAGGTTTGACGGAGTATGACCCAACAAGTGTCATGCATTTTCATGACCGGGCATTTAGTAGCAATGGACAGGCAACCATTGTACCTTTG ATATCTGGACTAATGATAGCTCCGTCTGATCATCTGTCACAACTGGACACTATGAAACTAAGATTGATGTTCGAACACGAATGTAACAAACGTAAAGTAAGTGAAGTTATAGATTCatgtaaaaatgtattccACGATAAACTTAAGGGTTCAGTAAATCCAATGgctaaaatttttgaaaacgGGGatgatagttttattaaagaaggCACCAATGAAAAATCTGAAGacaatatttatgaaatgaaTGTTAATAGTACTGAAAACGATGGTcaaaattatgaaacagaaatcAGCGATGATTATTCTAAAAAAAGCGATTCAGACTCAGCATCTACTATACATGACGGAGAAGAAGACACAAAGGAAGAAATAATAGTTgaagattga
- the LOC125062600 gene encoding uncharacterized protein LOC125062600, whose translation MIFYKTIYIFFLLKGSIKCMIPGLSVQKVDEKIIEKKRQDTLEICKIFEEQNNLEIRNSKEAHPRLRRNIQENPAINREDLKRVENIVEKLYDDVEEKITYRQRIFNDSTTIKISHRRFNFAPASLSGPEKQDPSVDDPKILQHGGAADTIPWTKKWHHGIVPYFIDPNSYDVQLTEVIIKAFDYFEKVTCIRLQRLRDRPLDKKSLQSVEWLYISNPSGIRQCVHSNERKPNQGVQMVVIGYDCMSLGEILHEIMHVLGFSHEHTRPDRDSYITILWDNIKAGYKKYFSARRDDPLNLPYDYASVLHYPPRAFSKNGQMTIMAQHPTKIGQREALSEIDILKVSKVYNAECMERNKEYLIETCPSVMNGRKEEQAATIDEINDYFSERIWPYGIVNYKIRDDMEFTTEEKENIQAVIRHIEKETCIEFRNLDSKRGSSEKELSDEDRNKKPTKLVELNPQQSNKDNVTLHNSSAYNHGKAKMTYSIPNSTPKTQRDTDNEISNDSLDNLKISKGVTRLKRNILPLRRHASNILTLVRSSEPGCQCHPPGRPNGHKDLVINNDCFNSVNDLLHVFVHVLGLDHQHNMHDRDLFLKIVWNNLTPEIKSEMSNKLPPAAAAGFTYDYQSVMHYPWLQIKDGVTNIMYPIWNDGWAMGHWQGLSYIDVRKLNLIYKEQCAMRSQSVSSKQLF comes from the exons AtgattttttacaaaacaatttatatatttttcctgTTAAAAGGAAGCATTAAGTGTATGATACCGGGTCTGAGTGTCCAGAaag TTGATGAAAAAATCATTGAGAAAAAGCGACAAGATACTttagaaatatgtaaaatttttgaagAACAAAATAATCTGGAAATACGCAATTCGAAAGAAGCCCACCCCAGATTAAGAAgaaatatacaagaaaatcCAGCGATAAACAGGGAAGACCTTAAAAGAGTTGAAAACATAGTTGAGAAACTCTACGATGACGTGGAagaaaaaattacttataggcaaagaatttttaatgattCGACTACGATAAAG ATCAGCCATAGGCGATTTAATTTTGCTCCAGCGAGTTTATCGGGACCAGAAAAGCAAGATCCAAGTGTTGATGATCCAAAAATACTACAACATGGAGGTGCAGCAGATACAATTCCCTGGACCAAGAAGTGGCATCATGGGATAGTTCCATATTTTATCGATCCTAATTCTTATG ATGTCCAACTAACGGAAGTGATAATAAAAGCATTTGATTACTTTGAAAAAGTTACTTGCATTCGGCTGCAGCGGCTAAGAGATCGACCACTTGATAAAAAATCTCTACAAAGTGTGGAATGGTTGTATATCAGCAATCCTTCTGGTATCCGGCAATGCGTTCATAGTAACGAGAGAAAACCCAATCAAGGTGTTCAG ATGGTGGTAATCGGTTACGATTGTATGTCTTTAGGGGAAATTCTTCATGAAATTATGCACGTATTAGGTTTCTCTCATGAACATACCAGGCCCGATAGAGACAGCTACATAACAATCTTGTGGGATAATATAAAAGCAG gaTACAAGAAGTATTTCTCAGCACGCCGAGATGATCCGCTCAATCTGCCATATGATTACGCCAGCGTGCTTCATTATCCCCCTCGAGCGTTTTCTAAAAATGGGCAGATGACCATAATGGCACAG CATCCAACAAAGATTGGTCAACGTGAAGCTTTAAGCGAAATAGACATTTTAAAAGTATCAAAAGTATACAACGCCGAGTGCATGGAACGGAATAAGGAATATCTTATAGAAACGTGTCCTAGCGTAATGAATGGTAGAAAAGAAGAGCAAGCAGCGACTATTGATGAAATTAATGATTACTTTAGTGAAAGGATCTGGCCGTATGGTATAGTTAACTACAAGATACGGGATGATATGGAGTTTA CCActgaagaaaaagaaaacattcaaGCTGTAATACGTCATATAGAAAAGGAAACATGCATTGAGTTTAGAAACCTAGATTCAAAGAGAGGTTCTTCAGAAAAAGAACTTTCAGATGAAGATAGAAACAAAAAACCAACCAAATTAGTTGAATTAAACCCTCAACAATCAAACAAAGATAATGTAACTTTACACAATTCATCAGCTTACAATCATGGTAAGGCAAAGATGACGTATAGCATACCTAACTCCACTCCGAAAACTCAAAGAGATACAGATAATGAAATTTCAAATGATAGTTTGGATAACCTTAAAATTTCGAAAg GAGTTACACGATTAAAACGTAATATATTACCATTACGACGACATGCATCGAATATATTGACTTTGGTTAGATCGTCAGAGCCTGGGTGCCAATGTCATCCCCCAGGAAGACCAAATGGACATAAA GATCTTGTTATCAATAATGATTGCTTTAATTCGGTGAATGATCTTTTGCACGTTTTTGTACACGTGTTAGGTTTGGACCATCAACATAATATGCACGATCGTGATTTGTTTCTTAAAATCGTGTGGAACAATCTTACTCCAG AAATTAAATCTGAAATGTCAAATAAGCTGCCTCCCGCCGCAGCAGCAGGTTTTACCTATGACTACCAGAGCGTTATGCATTATCCCTGGTTACAAATAAAAGATGGCGTTACAAACATCATGTATCCAATATGG aaTGATGGTTGGGCCATGGGTCACTGGCAAGGCTTAAGCTATATCGACGTTCGAAAGTTAAACCTCATCTATAAAGAACAGTGCGCGATGCGAAGTCAAAGTGTTTCTTCaaaacaactattttaa